A part of Rhodamnia argentea isolate NSW1041297 chromosome 8, ASM2092103v1, whole genome shotgun sequence genomic DNA contains:
- the LOC115733388 gene encoding 7-deoxyloganetic acid glucosyl transferase-like has product MDPSPVPPPPPPHVVIFPLAAQGHVNSMLKLAELLALSGLHITFINSEHIHHRLLQHAEVQARFDDYPYFRFKTISDGLPMDHPRPGDHCLTTFNYIKSITKPLFEELVDAPGQPVTCIIADGMFTFTIDIARDLGVPIIAFRTISASSFWAYFCIPRMIENGDLPIKGDEDMDHIVTSVPGMEDILRCRDLPSFCRVSDLSDWLLQYVTTQTLQTTRARALILNSFDQLEGPAISQIRTHIPNIYTIGPLHSHLKSRLSSAPSSPPPPSASNSLWEVDRSCISWLDEQPPKSVIYVSFGSITTLNRHDFAEFWHGLVNSGRRFLWVVRPDSLAESGPGAVQEELREATAERGCVVGWAPQEEVLQHGAVAAFLTHSGWNSTLESVVAGKPMVCWPFFADQQVNSRFVSRAWKLGLDMKDVCDRVVVERMVNGVMGERKEEFAAAGAEMARRAREAVSEGGSSWDNLDRLIEDIRSMKTGS; this is encoded by the exons ATGGATCCATCGcctgttcctcctcctcctcctcctcatgtCGTCATCTTTCCTTTAGCTGCTCAAGGCCATGTCAACTCCATGCTCAAGCTTGCCGAGCTCCTCGCCCTGTCCGGTCTCCACATCACCTTCATCAACTCCGAGCACATCCACCATCGCCTCCTCCAGCATGCCGAAGTCCAAGCTCGTTTCGATGACTACCCGTACTTCCGATTCAAGACCATATCGGACGGCCTCCCGATGGACCACCCGAGGCCTGGTGACCACTGCTTGACCACCTTCAATTACATCAAGAGCATAACCAAGCCACTCTTCGAAGAGTTGGTGGACGCTCCTGGTCAGCCGGTGACCTGTATCATTGCGGACGGGATGTTCACCTTCACCATCGATATTGCTCGGGACCTCGGAGTTCCCATCATTGCGTTCCGCACGATCAGCGCGAGTTCCTTTTGGGCTTATTTCTGTATTCCACGCATGATTGAGAATGGAGATCTCCCCATCAAAG GAGACGAAGACATGGACCATATCGTGACGAGCGTGCCAGGCATGGAGGATATCCTCCGGTGCCGAGACCTGCCGAGTTTCTGCCGAGTCTCCGACCTCTCCGACTGGCTCCTCCAGTACGTGACGACTCAGACCCTCCAGACCACCCGAGCCCGAGCCCTCATCCTCAACAGCTTCGACCAACTGGAGGGCCCCGCCATTTCCCAAATTCGAACCCACATCCCAAACATCTACACGATCGGTCCTCTCCACTCACACCTCAAATCAAGACTGTCGTCGGCGCCGTCGTCCCCACCACCGCCGTCTGCAAGCAACAGTCTGTGGGAAGTCGACCGTAGTTGCATCTCGTGGCTCGACGAGCAACCTCCCAAGTCGGTCATCTACGTGAGCTTCGGGAGCATCACGACCCTCAACAGACACGACTTCGCGGAGTTCTGGCACGGCCTCGTGAACAGCGGGAGGCGCTTCCTGTGGGTCGTGCGGCCAGACTCCCTAGCCGAAAGCGGCCCCGGCGCCGTCCAGGAGGAGCTGAGGGAGGCGACGGCGGAGAGGGGGTGTGTCGTGGGGTGGGCCCCGCAGGAGGAGGTCCTGCAGCACGGTGCCGTCGCGGCGTTCCTAACGCACAGCGGGTGGAACTCGACGCTGGAGAGTGTGGTCGCAGGGAAGCCAATGGTGTGCTGGCCGTTCTTCGCGGACCAGCAGGTGAACAGCCGGTTCGTGAGCCGCGCGTGGAAGCTGGGGCTCGACATGAAGGACGTATGCGACcgggtggtggtggagaggaTGGTCAACGGAGTGATGggggagaggaaggaggaaTTCGCGGCGGCGGGCGCCGAAATGGCGAGGAGGGCGAGGGAGGCAGTGAGCGAAGGTGGGTCCTCGTGGGATAACCTGGACCGCTTGATTGAGGACATAAGATCCATGAAGACGGGCAGCTGA